One genomic segment of Erythrolamprus reginae isolate rEryReg1 chromosome 2, rEryReg1.hap1, whole genome shotgun sequence includes these proteins:
- the LOX gene encoding protein-lysine 6-oxidase isoform X2, with protein MRLHSRTRLLLGLAQLQVYFCWSCLLWLPADGMPPRNPPPLPPAVWRQRIQWENNGQVYSLLSVGSQYQPARRRVSQEPAQGGHVLLLKGNGSSPRRAPETATGRGATATPKPEAQYWFQAGYEQPSNRNGTDGGRDGARGSPAESAAARTGNEGGFSLSNLRQPPRGDVMVGDDPYNPYKYTDDNPYYNYHDTYERPRQRGRYRPGYGTGYFQYGLPDLVPDPYYIQAATYVQKTSMYNLRCAAEENCLASSAYRSDVRDYDNRVLLRFPQRVKNQGTSDFLPSRPRYSWEWHSCHQHYHSMDEFSHYDLLEASSHSRVAEGHKASFCLEDTSCDYGYYRRFACTAHTQGLSPGCYDTYNADIDCQWIDITDVKPGNYILKVSVNPSYLVPESDYSNNIVRCDIRYTGHHAYASGCTISP; from the exons ATGCGCCTCCATTCCCGGACTCGGCTTCTCCTGGGCCTTGCCCAGTTGCAAGTGTATTTCTGTTGGAGTTGTCTGCTGTGGCTGCCGGCGGACGGAATGCCACCGAGGAACCCGCCGCCCCTTCCTCCCGCCGTGTGGAGGCAGAGGATTCAATGGGAGAACAACGGGCAGGTGTACAGCCTCCTCAGCGTCGGCTCCCAGTATCAACCCGCGCGGCGTAGGGTCAGCCAGGAGCCCGCGCAAGGCGGCCACGTTTTGCTCCTCAAGGGCAACGGCAGTTCGCCTCGCAGGGCGCCGGAAACCGCCACAGGCAGAGGCGCCACTGCCACCCCAAAACCTGAGGCACAGTACTGGTTCCAAGCTGGCTATGAGCAACCGTCGAACAGAAATGGCACAGACGGAGGCCGAGACGGAGCGCGAGGGAGCCCCGCAGAGAGCGCCGCCGCCAGGACGGGCAACGAGGGCGGCTTTTCTCTCAGCAATCTCCGGCAGCCGCCCCGCGGAGACGTCATGGTGGGGGACGACCCCTACAACCCGTACAAGTATACGGACGACAACCCTTATTATAACTACCATGATACCTATGAGCGGCCACGACAGAGAGGCCGCTACCGGCCGGGATACGGCACCGGCTATTTTCAATACG GGTTGCCAGATTTAGTGCCAGATCCTTATTACATCCAAGCAGCCACTTATGTCCAAAAGACGTCGATGTACAACCTGAGATGTGCTGCTGAAGAGAATTGTCTAGCTAG CTCAGCTTACAGATCAGATGTTCGAGACTATGATAACCGAGTACTTCTGAGATTTCCACAGAGAGTGAAAAATCAAGGTACATCAGATTTCTTACCAAGCCGACCACGATACTCATGGGAATGGCACAGCTGTCATCA ACATTACCATAGCATGGATGAATTCAGTCATTATGACCTCCTTGAAGCAAGTTCACACAGTAGAGTAGCTGAAGGACACAAAGCAAGTTTTTGTCTTGAAGATACTTCTTGTGACTATGGATACTATAGGCGATTTGCATGTACAGCCCATACACAG GGGCTGAGTCCTGGTTGTTATGATACCTACAACGCTGATATAGACTGCCAGTGGATTGATATTACAGATGTTAAACCTGGAAATTACATTTTAAAG GTTAGCGTCAACCCTAGTTACTTGGTACCGGAATCAGACTATTCCAACAACATTGTACGCTGTGATATCCGTTACACAGGCCATCATGCATATGCCTCTGGATGTACAATTTCCCCGTAa
- the LOX gene encoding protein-lysine 6-oxidase isoform X1 has translation MRLHSRTRLLLGLAQLQVYFCWSCLLWLPADGMPPRNPPPLPPAVWRQRIQWENNGQVYSLLSVGSQYQPARRRVSQEPAQGGHVLLLKGNGSSPRRAPETATGRGATATPKPEAQYWFQAGYEQPSNRNGTDGGRDGARGSPAESAAARTGNEGGFSLSNLRQPPRGDVMVGDDPYNPYKYTDDNPYYNYHDTYERPRQRGRYRPGYGTGYFQYGLPDLVPDPYYIQAATYVQKTSMYNLRCAAEENCLASSAYRSDVRDYDNRVLLRFPQRVKNQGTSDFLPSRPRYSWEWHSCHQHYHSMDEFSHYDLLEASSHSRVAEGHKASFCLEDTSCDYGYYRRFACTAHTQGLSPGCYDTYNADIDCQWIDITDVKPGNYILKVSVNPSYLVPESDYSNNIVRCDIRYTGHHAYASGCTISPY, from the exons ATGCGCCTCCATTCCCGGACTCGGCTTCTCCTGGGCCTTGCCCAGTTGCAAGTGTATTTCTGTTGGAGTTGTCTGCTGTGGCTGCCGGCGGACGGAATGCCACCGAGGAACCCGCCGCCCCTTCCTCCCGCCGTGTGGAGGCAGAGGATTCAATGGGAGAACAACGGGCAGGTGTACAGCCTCCTCAGCGTCGGCTCCCAGTATCAACCCGCGCGGCGTAGGGTCAGCCAGGAGCCCGCGCAAGGCGGCCACGTTTTGCTCCTCAAGGGCAACGGCAGTTCGCCTCGCAGGGCGCCGGAAACCGCCACAGGCAGAGGCGCCACTGCCACCCCAAAACCTGAGGCACAGTACTGGTTCCAAGCTGGCTATGAGCAACCGTCGAACAGAAATGGCACAGACGGAGGCCGAGACGGAGCGCGAGGGAGCCCCGCAGAGAGCGCCGCCGCCAGGACGGGCAACGAGGGCGGCTTTTCTCTCAGCAATCTCCGGCAGCCGCCCCGCGGAGACGTCATGGTGGGGGACGACCCCTACAACCCGTACAAGTATACGGACGACAACCCTTATTATAACTACCATGATACCTATGAGCGGCCACGACAGAGAGGCCGCTACCGGCCGGGATACGGCACCGGCTATTTTCAATACG GGTTGCCAGATTTAGTGCCAGATCCTTATTACATCCAAGCAGCCACTTATGTCCAAAAGACGTCGATGTACAACCTGAGATGTGCTGCTGAAGAGAATTGTCTAGCTAG CTCAGCTTACAGATCAGATGTTCGAGACTATGATAACCGAGTACTTCTGAGATTTCCACAGAGAGTGAAAAATCAAGGTACATCAGATTTCTTACCAAGCCGACCACGATACTCATGGGAATGGCACAGCTGTCATCA ACATTACCATAGCATGGATGAATTCAGTCATTATGACCTCCTTGAAGCAAGTTCACACAGTAGAGTAGCTGAAGGACACAAAGCAAGTTTTTGTCTTGAAGATACTTCTTGTGACTATGGATACTATAGGCGATTTGCATGTACAGCCCATACACAG GGGCTGAGTCCTGGTTGTTATGATACCTACAACGCTGATATAGACTGCCAGTGGATTGATATTACAGATGTTAAACCTGGAAATTACATTTTAAAG GTTAGCGTCAACCCTAGTTACTTGGTACCGGAATCAGACTATTCCAACAACATTGTACGCTGTGATATCCGTTACACAGGCCATCATGCATATGCCTCTGGATGTACAATTTCCCC ATACtag